The Pangasianodon hypophthalmus isolate fPanHyp1 chromosome 13, fPanHyp1.pri, whole genome shotgun sequence genome includes a window with the following:
- the setd1a gene encoding histone-lysine N-methyltransferase SETD1A, giving the protein MDPDSGADTQRTLSLQWKSYKLLQDPAIRRVAQKIYRYDGIHFSVPDSGFPPVGELRDPRPRRIWSRHTEMSLPLPKFKLDEYYVGPIPLKEVTFARLNDNIKEPFLLEMCTKFGEVEEMEILFHPKTRKHLGLARVLFTSTRGAKDTVKHLHNTSVMGNIVHAQLDIKGQQRMKYYDLIVSGSYTPQTVPTGGKALSEKFQPPAPAQQPDTSSDIRRKLSTDQMPVPPLGSTTPCSVDTAFGEQRLDTPPSSLGGPYTPGSSCSSQGGGTPYTSRSGTPFSQDSGYSGGRHGGYSGGPVGGGFPAQDMLPSSSCSSSAVSSSSGFKPRYYDEPHGVPPQDPAAYHRGRPGFPPPPPLPCYPPYQNAGAAGMHMPPHPHMPPSGSLYESPPVAERERDRERNRDRAQRDRDRERERDAGGRYGASRRSSYHHQQDVNSSTKSSYHSHHSHREERDGRSYRRDSSASREHGRHRNHHHSHNHHGRRRDSRDRDGDYANSSDPRNRGHANSTHRSSNSMSPPPASYGGYNPSKELPAHDTPSSSRLEPSPSFRSGERASGSGDNDYRSHHAPLHPPPPPPPPPLPPASVIAAAVAETLSSLDFGQESPVREEQWSKPKRRPSTPPQPPRTPPPSSPPHASVPSSSTSPSSTSLPHHHPSSTASLSPPHAQRDSSSPEPDSTNESLPFVHHCSSLDSRIEMLLKEQKSKFSFLASDDEDEEKKDEGAQGGSRKLREEGGDREMDGGQQRRADRRSRVRKQTAPPGGGGGDGRKSPTDMASSAASISGSLSETTQGQQVLVQEEHAASDSQNVTGAHTPPTYNGERQPSPHSSGEDMEISDEDDGGGDGGGIATVTQHHASSSSSPAPSSQSALPSQSADPSSGSPPDSTQHFGASMPLPHMPSYPPHLPPPPPPGFSLQPPPPPPGVPPPLPHMELHPEYPMPPHLYDYANSVELMSQYAGTSFQMQAHMLSRLHQLREKHAPGSEYPPSYHLHSLPPPPHAPHPHHPYMDQDGAAGNHYDQDHRYMPPHMPTYPYPDPHAAQLPPHHPHAMPPPPHSPWPPHVLPQHYPSHYPPPAYGAVPGVDGEQYPMTMMGQNPHEATVQLVLSALIDEMKNIMQRDLNRKMVENVAFGTFDEWWERKERKAKPFQTAMRGVTAVRDEEKKEEKTTSSRPREPLMSLVDWAKSGGMEGFSLRGALRLPSFKVKRKEPQELAEDATLKRVRPSTPPDEEDEDSYQGKVSDSVSRPEETRAAERDAVQRRKRPKPRKPYDLDSEGEETSDESSSEKEEDEDDSEKDESEDEALSADSDDESLSSSSESLSSSSSSSSSSSSSDEDEEELERADESEALDTMDESTMDSVAVEKEKVKTSVGESPAVAAAEVKAEDKMAPAASADHRPPSPPCPRPSSPILPPLKKRRKTVSFSMEESEAKPSIHVPAAPLSPSSASSAAASPSLLLSPVKSQPPDQLISSSPTTVAPTASSKPAPMLRPFASRPTKATPPSASPTSVLTVPPPVRSLRPEEPRKRSPSPQTTPAKSPSRRGKESPRTPPTPVCLTVQNLPLDHASLVRVAYEDPAPIPPTPNQKGRPRGRPRTVSLSAPSTPSLLEEDEFDDDDDEEELLNQGLKLREQLGASCLLQLASASTPDLSVLAHVAAEMDADEDVDSEETETSDEAEEHKLEEDEESRLFPLDPGGMLVLQEHNYSKSAAFLAPPLSPASSAAQKRTKQDAAVLLPTDFHQHCVQEAPEEVIGDAQTDTPELYGVGLVGDDAGDPAEVQALSPVSKRRGSFKREESVEKGKSKKRTRKDKENVELQPAKKQKQEHGRKQRKGKLEDFAPEEDVDVEQLETADLSSSSSDSADSDFGLDEHLGFEREEVRKSERLFLQEAGVTPSTQRKSSLAPPPLPISQCSFKQRSEFEQMTILYDIWNTGLDQEDMRLLKVTYEKLLQDDHNTDWLNDTHWVPHTITNIPNPRRKKKAADGQLREHVTGCARSEGYYAISRKEKDVYLDLDLPEAVQEAVDYDVAGSNRVLSERRSEQRRLLSAIGTPAVMDSDLLKLNQLKFRKKKLRFGRSRIHEWGLFAMEPIAADEMVIEYVGQNIRQMVADNREKRYAQEGIGSSYLFRVDHDTIIDATKCGNLARFINHCCTPNCYAKVITIESQKKIVIYSKQPIAVNEEITYDYKFPIEENKIPCLCGTENCRGTLN; this is encoded by the exons ATGGATCCAGACAGCGGGGCGGACACCCAGCGAACTCTCAGCCTGCAATGGAAGAGCTACAAACTCCTGCAGGACCCGGCCATCCGCAGGGTCGCTCAGAAGATCTACAGATACGACGGGATTCACTTCAGCGTCCCG GACTCAGGGTTTCCTCCTGTGGGGGAGTTACGTGACCCTCGACCTCGGCGGATCTGGTCCAGACACACGGAGATGTCTCTTCCTTTGCCCAAGTTTAAG TTGGACGAGTACTACGTGGGTCCCATCCCGCTGAAGGAGGTGACGTTCGCTCGGCTGAACGACAACATCAAAGAGCCCTTCCTGTTAGAGATGTGCACTAAATTCGGCGAGGTGGAGGAAATGGAGATCCTGTTCCACCCCAAGACACGCAAGCACTTGGGTTTGGCGCGTGTCCTGTTCACCAGCACCAGAGGGGCCAAAGACACGGTCAAACACCTGCACAACACCTCCGTCATGGGCAACATCGTCCACGCACAGCTCGACATCaaag gccagCAGAGGATGAAGTATTACGACCTGATCGTCAGTGGGTCGTACACACCTCAGACTGTACCCACAGGAGGAAAAGCCCTGAGCGAGAAGTTTCAGCCCCCTGCTCCGGCGCAGCAGCCCGACACC tcgtCTGATATCAGGCGGAAGCTCTCTACCGATCAGATGCCGGTCCCGCCGCTCGGCAGCACGACCCCGTGCTCCGTGGACACCGCATTTGGGGAGCAGCGGTTAGACACGCCGCCGTCCTCCCTCGGGGGGCCGTACACGCCGGGCTCCTCGTGCTCCTCGCAGGGAGGCGGGACTCCGTACACGTCACGCTCCGGAACCCCCTTTTCCCAGGATTCGGGATACTCCGGGGGCAG GCACGGAGGTTACAGCGGCGGTCCCGTGGGCGGCGGTTTTCCCGCGCAGGACATGCTCCCTTCATCCTCCTGCTCCTCGTCCGCCGTGTCGTCCTCGTCCGGGTTCAAGCCTCGCTATTACGACGAGCCTCACGGAGTTCCTCCTCAAGACCCCGCGGCGTACCACCGAGGTCGGCCCGGGTTCCCTCCTCCCCCTCCGCTTCCCTGTTACCCCCCGTATCAGAACGCCGGCGCCGCTGGGATGCACATGCCCCCCCACCCTCACATGCCCCCCTCGGGCTCCCTGTACGAGTCTCCGCCCGTGGCCGAGCGAGAGCGGGACAGGGAGCGAAACCGAGACCGGgcgcagagagacagagaccgGGAGCGGGAGCGAGACGCCGGCGGGCGCTACGGAGCGTCTCGCCGCTCCTCTTACCACCACCAACAGGACGTAAACTCCTCGACCAAGTCCTCCTACCATTCGCACCACTCGCACCGGGAGGAGCGGGACGGCCGGTCGTACCGCAGGGACAGCTCGGCGTCCAGGGAGCACGGAAGGCACCGGAACCACCACCACTCGCACAACCACCACGGGCGGAGGAGGGACAGCAGGGACAGGGACGGCGATTACGCGAACAGCTCCGACCCACGAAACAGAGGCCACGCCAACTCCACCCATCGCTCCTCCAACAGCATGTCTCCTCCACCCGCCTCGTACGGAGGATACAATCCGTCTAAAGAGCTGCCGGCCCACGACACTCCGTCTTCGTCCCGCCTGGAGCCGTCCCCCTCCTTCAGGtcgggagagagagcgagcggaAGCGGAGATAACGATTATCGGTCCCACCACGCGCCGTTacaccctcctcctcctccaccgcCTCCTCCTCTACCTCCCGCCTCCGTCATCGCGGCGGCGGTGGCTGAAACTCTGAGCTCGCTAGACTTCGGGCAGGAGAGCCCGGTCCGAGAGGAGCAGTGGAGCAAACCCAAACGGCGCCCCAGCACGCCGCCGCAGCCCCCGCGCACCCCTCCGCCCTCCTCCCCGCCCCACGCCTCCGTCCCGTCATCATCCACGTCACCATCCTCCACCTCTCTGCCTCACCACCACCCCTCCTCCACGGCGTCGCTGTCCCCGCCCCACGCGCAGCGAGACTCCTCCTCCCCGGAGCCGGACTCCACCAACGAGAGCCTCCCGTTCGTTCACCACTGCAGCAGTTTGGACTCACGCATCGAGATGCTGTTAAAGGAGCAAAAATCCAAGTTCTCCTTCCTCGCCTCCGACGACGAGGATGAGGAAAAGAAGGACGAGGGCGCCCAAGGAGGCTCGAGGAAGCTGAGGGAAGagggaggagacagagagatggacggAGGACAGCAGAGGAGAGCGGACAGGAGGAGCAGGGTGAGAAAACAGACAGCGCCGccaggtggaggaggaggagatggaaggAAAAGCCCTACGGATATGGCGTCCTCCGCCGCCTCCATCTCCGGATCGCTGTCGGAGACGACGCAGGGGCAGCAGGTCCTCGTACAGGAGGAACACGCAGCATCCGACTCGCAGAACGTGACAGGTGCACACACACCGCCCACCTACAACGGAGAGCGACAG CCGTCTCCTCATTCCTCCGGAGAAGACATGGAAATCTCTGACGAAGACGACGGCGGCGGCGACGGCGGCGGCATCGCTACGGTGACGCAGCACCACGCTTCGTCGTCCTCCTCCCCCGCTCCGTCGTCTCAGTCGGCGCTGCCCTCTCAGAGCGCCGACCCGTCGTCCGGCTCGCCCCCGGACAGCACGCAGCACTTCGGCGCCTCCATGCCGCTCCCTCACATGCCCTCTTACCCTCCCCACCTGCCCCCTCCTCCCCCGCCCGGCTTCTCTCTCCAGCCCCCGCCCCCGCCCCCGGGCGTGCCCCCTCCCCTGCCCCACATGGAGCTCCACCCGGAGTACCCCATGCCCCCCCACCTGTACGACTACGCCAACTCCGTGGAGCTGATGAGCCAGTACGCCGGGACGTCCTTCCAGATGCAGGCGCACATGCTCAGCCGCCTGCACCAGCTGCGAGAAAAACACGCGCCCGGTTCCGAGTACCCGCCCTCTTACCACCTCCACTCTCTGCCCCCTCCCCCGCACGCGCCGCACCCCCACCACCCCTACATGGACCAAGACGGAGCTGCAGGGAACCACTACGACCAGGACCACCGCTACATGCCTCCTCACATGCCCACGTACCCGTACCCGGACCCCCACGCCGCCCAGCTGCCCCCTCACCACCCGCACGCCATGCCTCCGCCCCCTCACTCCCCGTGGCCTCCTCACGTCCTGCCCCAGCACTACCCCTCCCACTACCCGCCCCCGGCGTACGGCGCCGTGCCGGGCGTAGACGGCGAGCAGTACCCCATGACCATGATGGGTCAGAACCCTCACGAGGCCACGGTCCAGCTGGTTCTCTCTGCTCTCATCGACGAGATGAAGAACATCATGCAGAGGGACCTGAACCGCAAAATGGTGGAGAACGTCGCCTTCGGAACCTTCGACGAGTGGTGGGAGCGTAAAGAGCGGAAGGCCAAG CCGTTCCAGACCGCGATGAGGGGCGTGACGGCGGTGCGGGacgaggagaagaaggaggagaagacgACGAGCAGCCGGCCGCGCGAGCCGCTGATGTCTCTGGTGGACTGGGCCAAGAGCGGAGGCATGGAAGGGTTCTCTCTGCGCGGGGCTCTGCGTCTGCCTTCGTTCAAG GTGAAAAGGAAAGAGCCTCAGGAGCTGGCGGAGGACGCGACGCTGAAACGAGTCAGACCTTCAACTCCACCAGACGAGGAGGACGAAG ACTCGTACCAGGGTAAAGTGTCCGACAGCGTGAGCCGGCCGGAGGAGACCCGAGCAGCCGAGAGAGACGCGGTACAGAGGAGAAAAAGACCCAAACCACGTAAACCTTACGATCTGGACAGTGAAGGAGAGGAGACGTCCGACGAGTCGTCTTctgaaaag gaggaggatgaagacgACAGCGAGAAAGACGAGTCCGAGG ACGAAGCCCTCAGCGCGGACAGCGACGACGAGAGCCTCTCCTCTTCATCCGAAAGCTTGTCatcgtcctcttcctcctcctcgtcgTCTTCATCCTCGgacgaggacgaggaggagCTGGAGCGGGCAGACGAGAGCGAGGCCCTGGACACGATGGACGAGTCGACGATGGACAGCGTTGCCGTGGAGAAGGAGAA GGTGAAGACGAGCGTCGGCGAGTCGCCTGCCGTCGCTGCCGCAGAGGTCAAAGCAG aagaTAAGATGGCCCCTGCTGCGTCTGCAGATCACCGGCCGCCGTCTCCTCCTTGTCCTCGGCCGTCTTCTCCCATCCTGCCTCCTCTGAAGAAGCGCCGCAAGACCGTGTCCTTCTCCATGGAGGAGAGCGAAGCCAAACCCTCCATCCACGTCCCTGCTGCACCTCTCTCTCCGTCCTCCGCCTCCTCCGCCGCCGCTTCTCCATCCCTCCTCCTTTCTCCGGTCAAATCACAGCCGCCGGATCAGCTGATTTCATCATCGCCGACCACCGTCGCTCCGACCGCGTCCTCCAAACCTGCCCCGATGCTTCGCCCTTTTGCTTCGCGCCCGACcaaggccacgcccccttcagcCTCACCCACTTCGGTTCTCACGGTCCCGCCTCCCGTGCGCTCGCTGCGTCCGGAGGAACCCAGGAAACGTTCTCCGTCGCCGCAGACGACCCCCGCCAAGTCTCCTTCCAGACGCGGCAAGGAATCCCCCAGAACCCCTCCCACTCCCGTCTGTCTCACAGTCCAGAACCTTCCGTTGGACCACGCCTCTCTGGTCCGGGTGGCCTACGAAGACCCCGCCCCCATCCCTCCAACGCCCAATCAGAAAGGGCGTCCACGCGGCAGGCCTCGGACCGTCAGCTTGTCAGCTCCCTCCACGCCCTCGCTGCTGGAGGAGGATgagtttgatgatgatgatgatgaagaggagcTTCTGAATCAGGGGCTGAAGCTCAGGGAGCAGCTCGGAGCGTCCTGTTTGCTGCAGCTGGCCTCCGCGTCCACGCCCGACCTCTCCGTGCTGGCCCACGTGGCCGCCGAGATGGACGCGGACGAAGACGTCGACTCGGAGGAGACGGAGACATCAGACGAAGCCGAAGAGCACAAACTGGAGGAGGACGAAGAATCGCGTCTCTTCCCGTTGGATCCGGGCGGAATGCTCGTCCTCCAGGAGCACAACTACTCCAAATCCGCAGCCTTCCTcgctcctcctctttctcctgctTCCTCTGCCGCACAAAAGAGGACGAAACAGGACGCGGCGGTGCTGCTCCCCACAGACTTCCATCAGCACTGCGTCCAGGAGGCTCCGGAGGAGGTGATCGGAGACGCTCAGACGGACACGCCCGAGCTCTACGGCGTGGGGCTCGTCGGAGACGATGCCGGAGATCCGGCCGAGGTGCAGGCGCTCAGCCCGGTTTCCAAACGCAGAGGCTCGTTCAAGAGGGAGGAATCCGTGGAGAAAGGGAAGAGTAAAAAGAGGACTCGGAAAGACAAAGAGAACGTGGAGCTGCAGCCCGCTAAAAAGCAGAAGCAGGAGCACGGCAGGAAGCAGAGGAAAGGGAAGTTAgag GACTTCGCCCCGGAGGAGGACGTGGACGTGGAGCAGCTGGAGACGGCCGATCTGTCCAGCTCCAGCTCCGATTCGGCCGACTCCGACTTCGGCCTGGACGAGCACCTCGGGTTCGAGCGCGAGGAGGTGAGGAAAAGCGAGCGTCTCTTCCTGCAGGAAGCCGGAGTCACGCCGTCCACCCAGAGGAAGTCCAGCCTGGCTCCGCCCCCTCTCCCGATCTCGCAGTGCTCGTTCAAGCAGCGCAGCGAGTTCGAGCAGATGACCATCCTGTACGACATCTGGAACACCGGGCTGGACCAGGAGGACATGCGTCTCCTGAAGGTCACGTACGAGAAGCTGCTGCAGGACGACCACAACACGGACTGGCTCAACGACACGCACTGGGTCCCTCACACTA TCACTAACATCCCGAACCCGCGGCGTAAGAAGAAGGCGGCGGACGGGCAGCTGAGGGAGCACGTCACGGGATGCGCCCGCAGCGAGGGTTATTACGCCATCAGCCGCAAAGAGAAGGACGTGTACCTGGACCTGGACCTCCCCGAGGCCGTGCAGGAAGCTGTGGACTACGACGTGGCG ggctCGAACCGTGTGCTGTCGGAGAGGCGCTCGGAGCAGCGGCGTCTCCTCAGCGCCATCGGCACGCCCGCCGTCATGGACTCGGACCTGCTGAAACTCAACCAGCTCAAG TTCCGCAAGAAGAAACTGCGCTTCGGTCGCAGCCGCATCCACGAGTGGGGTCTGTTCGCCATGGAGCCCATCGCCGCGGACGAGATGGTCATCGAGTACGTGGGTCAGAACATCAGACAG ATGGTGGCTGATAATCGGGAGAAGCGCTACGCTCAGGAAGGCATCGGGAGCAGCTACCTGTTCCGTGTCGATCACGACACCATCATCGACGCCACCAAATGCGGAAACCTGGCTCGCTTCATCAACCACTGCTGCACt CCGAACTGCTACGCGAAGGTGATCACCATCGAGTCCCAGAAGAAGATCGTCATTTACTCCAAGCAGCCCATCGCCGTGAACGAGGAAATCACGTACGACTACAAGTTTCCCATCGAGGAGAACAAAATCCCCTGTTTGTGCGGAACGGAGAACTGCCGAGGAACGCTCAACTAA